The genomic window GTATTATTGGTAGAAAGTAGTGCGCAAGCTATTGAGCATGCCAGAGAATACGGTTTTATAGCCTAGAATAAACCGTTTATTTCTGCGTCAATTTTGTTGATGATACCACCCAAATCTTCAGGATTGGCAACAAAGTCTAAATTGTCAACGTCAATGATTAGTAAATTGCCTTTGTCATACTTAGTGATCCAAGCTTCGTAACGTTCGTTAAGACGACTTAAATAGTCAATACTTATAGTGTTCTCATAATCACGTCCACGCTTATGGATTTGAGCTACTAAATTAGGAATAGAACTTCTTAGGTAAATTAGCAAGTCTGGTCCTTTCACAAAAGATTCCATCAATTCAAACAACGATGAATAATTTTCAAAATCACGATTGGTCATTAAGCCCATGGCGTGCAAGTTAGGTGCGAAAATATGGGCATCTTCATAGATGGTTCTGTCCTGTATAATGTCTTTACCACTAGT from Winogradskyella sp. MH6 includes these protein-coding regions:
- a CDS encoding deoxynucleoside kinase; this encodes MHFAIAGNIGAGKTTLTKMLAKHYKWEAQLEDVVDNPYLDDFYNQMERWSFNLQVYFLNSRFRQISQIQTSGKDIIQDRTIYEDAHIFAPNLHAMGLMTNRDFENYSSLFELMESFVKGPDLLIYLRSSIPNLVAQIHKRGRDYENTISIDYLSRLNERYEAWITKYDKGNLLIIDVDNLDFVANPEDLGGIINKIDAEINGLF